Proteins encoded within one genomic window of Bos indicus isolate NIAB-ARS_2022 breed Sahiwal x Tharparkar chromosome 23, NIAB-ARS_B.indTharparkar_mat_pri_1.0, whole genome shotgun sequence:
- the ENPP5 gene encoding ectonucleotide pyrophosphatase/phosphodiesterase family member 5 — protein MTSKLLRVSFMLAALTLSVTFSLQSDQPKVLLVSFDGFRWDYLYRVPTPHFHYIMKYGVQVQQVTNIFITKTYPNHYTLVTGLFAENHGIVANDMYDPILNKSFSLDDMDIYDSEFWEEATPIWITNQRAGHTSGAAMWPGTDVKIHGSFPTHYMPYNDSVSFEDRVAKIIEWFTSKEPISLGLLYWEEPDDMGHQLGPDSPLMGPVISDIDHKLGYLIQMLKKAKLWNVLNLIITSDHGMTQCSQERIIELDQYLDREHYTLIDQSPVAAILPREGKFDEVYEALAQAHPNLTVYKKEEVPERWHYKHNSRIQPILAVADHGWHILRNKSDDFLLGNHGYDNALAEMHPIFLAHGPAFRKNFTKAAMNSIDLYPLLCHLLNITALPHNGSLSNVQDLLSSPTPRASPNTQTPPLLHGSVKPRENEQDESYAYFIGVSLGSVIVIVFLIVLIKHLIRSQIPALPDFQAEISQPLLQA, from the exons ATGACTTCAAAACTTCTCCGGGTGTCCTTCATGCTTGCTGCATTAACACTTTCAGTTACATTTTCTCTCCAATCAGACCAGCCAAAGGTTCTGCTAGTTTCATTTGACGGATTCCGCTGGGATTATTTATACAGAGTTCCAACAccccattttcactatattatgAAATACGGTGTCCAGGTGCAGCAAGttactaatatttttattacaaagaCCTACCCTAACCATTATACTTTGGTCACTGGCCTCTTTGCTGAGAATCATGGTATTGTGGCAAATGACATGTATGACCCTATTCTGAACAAATCTTTCTCCTTGGATGACATGGATATTTATGATTCTGAGTTTTGGGAAGAAGCGACACCGATATGGATCACAAATCAGAGGGCAGGACACACGAGTGGTGCGGCCATGTGGCCCGGAACAGACGTCAAAATACATGGAAGTTTTCCCACTCACTACATGCCTTACAATGACTCCGTTTCATTTGAAGACAGAGTTGCCAAAATTATTGAGTGGTTTACGTCAAAAGAGCCCATCAGTCTTGGTCTTCTTTATTGGGAGGAACCTGATGATATGGGCCACCAGTTGGGACCAGACAGTCCGCTCATGGGGCCTGTCATTTCAGATATTGACCACAAGTTAGGATATCTCATACAAAtgctgaaaaaggcaaaattgtggAATGTTCTGAACCTGATCATCACAAGTGACCATGGAATGACTCAGTGTTCCCAGGAGAGGATCATAGAGCTTGACCAATATCTGGATAGAGAGCACTACACCTTGATTGACCAATCGCCAGTGGCCGCCATCTTGCCCAGGGAAG GCAAATTTGATGAAGTCTATGAAGCACTAGCTCAAGCTCATCCTAATCTGACTGTTTACAAAAAGGAAGAGGTTCCGGAAAGATGGCATTACAAACACAACAGTCGAATTCAGCCCATTCTCGCAGTGGCTGACCACGGCTGGCATATTTTACGGAATAAGTCAGATGACTTCCTGT TAGGCAACCACGGGTACGACAATGCATTAGCAGAAATGCATCCTATTTTCTTAGCCCACGGTCCTGCCTTCCGAAAGAATTTCACAAAAGCAGCCATGAACTCTATAGATCTGTACCCCCTGCTCTGCCACCTGCTCAACATCACTGCCCTGCCTCACAACGGATCACTCAGCAACGTTCAGGATCTGCTCAGTTCACCGACTCCAAGAGCAAGTCCTAATACCCAgacccctcctctcctccatgGTAGTGTGAAACCAAGAGAAAATGAACAAGACGAGTCATATGCTTATTTCATAGGGGTGTCTCTCGGTAGTGTTATAgttattgtgtttttaatagtTCTCATTAAACATTTAATTCGAAGTCAAATACCTGCCTTACCAGATTTTCAGGCTGAAATATCTCAACCATTATTACAAGCCTAA